A single Macrobrachium nipponense isolate FS-2020 chromosome 5, ASM1510439v2, whole genome shotgun sequence DNA region contains:
- the LOC135215838 gene encoding uncharacterized protein LOC135215838, which translates to MFNTARKPLPVMQGELHHIHLLPGATPYACHTPTSVPKHWEEEVKAHLEEDVARVVIEPVPAGQPTKWCARHPEEIQVRVARREVDFVGFNLGWEAYKPTEERLAAIKNFPMPCQPPITDIRAWYGFVNQLAPFLATAPIMNTFREFLKKPTGKLVCWNEALRTKFHHAQDTICQLAKDGLAYYDRSCPIAAITDWSKEGLGFVILQQYCLCSSAATPFCCTGGWRLALCGSRHLTAAEAGYTAVEGEALTVAWCLQKARLFLLGCPNLTVVTDHRPLTKLLGDRSLMEISNPHLFRLKERTPQYHFRVKYLPGKCNSAADFLSRYPALKADPSTHNVDLDEDLTNAIAAAFLAVVEHDSCIVDNPVYQLLMAKVLAGDWDDRKSQEVACLRPFYGVRERLAVVQDLVTYTFKQGNVRLVIPEPLHQQVAANLHAGHQGLDSMQRRARQMVYWPGLEGDLQYRRSLCEECNVHAPSQAAEEFIITPPSKYPFQMTVADMFQHNGHMYMAYADRLTGWLELAHFPHGTSSSHIKTQLRRYFAR; encoded by the exons ATGTTTAACACAGCCAGAAAGCCACTGCCAGTGATGCAGGGGGAACTGCACCACATCCACCTGCTCCCAGGAGCCACGCCCTACGCATGCCACACCCCAACATCGGTGCCAAAACACtgggaagaggaagtaaaggCCCACCTTGAAGAGGACGTCGCCCGTGTTGTCATAGAACCTGTACCTGCTGGGCAGCCGACCAAGTGGTGTGCCC GACATCCAGAGGAAATACAAGTGCGTGTTGCAAGAAGAGAAGTGGACTTTGTGGGCTTCAACTTGGGCTGGGAGGCCTACAAGCCAACAGAAGAACGTTTGGCGGCCATCAAGAACTTCCCGATGCCGTGTCAGCCCCCTATCACCGACATAAGGGCATGGTATGGATTCGTCAACCAGCTGGCACCCTTCCTCGCAACAGCTCCAATCATGAACACATTCAGGGAGTTCCTCAAGAAGCCAACGGGGAAGTTAGTGTGCTGGAACGAGGCACTCCGCACCAAATTCCATCACGCCCAGGACACGATCTGCCAATTAGCAAAGGACGGGTTGGCCTACTATGACAGGAGCTGCCCCATAGCAGCGATCACCGACTGGAGCAAAGAGGGCCTAGGGTTTGTTATCCTCCAGCAGTATTGCCTGTGCAGCTCTGCCGCCACGCCCTTCTGCTGCACGGGCGGGTGGCGCCTGGCGCTATGTGGCAGCCGCCATCTCACCGCCGCCGAAGCTGGCTACACCGCCGTGGAGGGGGAAGCCCTCACGGTAGCCTGGTGTCTCCAGAAGGCGAGGCTGTTCCTGCTGGGGTGCCCCAACCTCACCGTCGTGACAGACCACCGCCCATTAACCAAGTTGCTGGGGGATCGGTCCCTTATGGAAATCTCCAACCCCCATCTCTTCAGGCTGAAGGAGAGAACCCCGCAGTACCACTTCAGAGTCAAGTATCTGCCAGGGAAGTGTAACAGTGCGGCAGACTTCCTGTCACGATACCCCGCCTTGAAAGCCGATCCCAGCACCCACAACGTGGACCTTGACGAGGACCTCACCAACGCCATAGCAGCTGCTTTCTTGGCAGTAGTAGAGCATGACAGCTGCATTGTGGACAACCCTGTGTATCAGCTGCTCATGGCCAAGGTCCTGGCTGGGGACTGGGACGACAGGAAGTCCCAGGAAGTTGCATGCCTTCGGCCCTTCTACGGTGTCAGGGAGAGGCTGGCTGTCGTCCAAGACTTAGTGACATACACATTCAAACAGGGCAACGTCCGCCTAGTTATCCCGGAGCCTCTTCATCAGCAGGTGGCTGCCAACCTACACGCGGGGCACCAAGGCCTGGACTCTATGCAACGACGAGCACGCCAGATGGTATACTGGCCTGGACTCGAGGGAGACCTGCAGTATCGCCGCTCCTTGTGCGAAGAATGCAACGTTCACGCACCATCCCAGGCCGCGGAGGAATTCATCATCACGCCGCCCTCCAAGTACCCCTTCCAGATGACGGTAGCGGATATGTTCCAGCACAACGGACACATGTACATGGCCTATGCAGATAGGCTCACAGGTTGGCTGGAGCTGGCCCACTTCCCCCATGGTACCTCCTCCTCTCACATCAAGACCCAGCTACGTCGCTACTTCGCCAGGTGA